A genomic region of Roseateles amylovorans contains the following coding sequences:
- a CDS encoding nucleotide pyrophosphohydrolase → MDIADLQRRLRDFAQARDWEPFLTPKNLAMALVVEAAELVEIFQWQTPEQSQALDAPTQQHLGEEIADVLMYLMQIADRSGVDVAAAVERKLLMNAQKYPETRAAS, encoded by the coding sequence ATGGACATCGCCGATCTGCAACGCCGCCTGCGGGATTTCGCTCAAGCCCGCGACTGGGAGCCCTTCCTCACGCCGAAGAATCTGGCCATGGCGCTGGTCGTGGAGGCCGCCGAGCTGGTCGAAATCTTCCAGTGGCAGACCCCCGAACAATCCCAGGCGCTGGACGCACCGACGCAGCAACACCTGGGCGAAGAGATCGCAGACGTGCTGATGTACCTGATGCAGATCGCCGACCGAAGCGGTGTGGATGTGGCGGCGGCTGTGGAACGCAAGTTGCTGATGAACGCCCAGAAGTACCCGGAGACCCGCGCCGCCAGCTGA
- a CDS encoding helix-turn-helix transcriptional regulator — protein MDRTERFYKIEMLIRSRVCVSFAALREALEVSPATLKRDLQYLRERMDAPIEYDAAENGYRFGQQWRGQTHELPGVWFSEKELHALLTMHQLMASLDENGLLNRHLQPMLDKLIGLLGGDETQAQEMTRRIKLISTARRRVASEHFETVGSAVVKRQRLQLRYRKRGQGGGSVSERVVSPQRLVHYRNTWYLDAWCHASNGLRRFALDAMEDATVLEDSEALSLPLKQLEGELDQGYGIFAGGDPQWATLIFSESAAPWVASEEWHPAQRSEWLPEGRWQLELPFVDATELLMDLLRHAGQVEVVAPTSLREAYAQRLKAAVAGLSP, from the coding sequence ATGGACCGTACCGAACGCTTCTACAAGATCGAGATGCTGATTCGCAGCCGTGTGTGCGTCAGCTTTGCTGCCCTGCGAGAAGCGCTCGAGGTGTCGCCTGCCACGCTCAAGCGGGATCTCCAGTACCTGCGGGAGCGGATGGATGCGCCGATCGAATACGACGCGGCGGAGAACGGCTATCGCTTCGGCCAGCAGTGGCGAGGACAGACGCATGAATTGCCGGGTGTCTGGTTCAGCGAAAAGGAGCTGCATGCGCTGTTGACGATGCATCAGCTGATGGCGAGCCTGGACGAGAACGGCCTGCTCAATCGGCATCTACAGCCGATGTTGGACAAGCTGATCGGCCTGCTCGGTGGGGATGAGACACAGGCCCAGGAGATGACGCGCCGCATCAAGCTGATCTCCACCGCGCGGCGGCGAGTGGCGTCCGAGCATTTCGAGACCGTGGGCAGTGCGGTGGTGAAACGGCAGCGATTGCAGCTGCGCTATCGCAAACGGGGGCAGGGCGGCGGCTCGGTCAGTGAGCGGGTGGTGTCGCCCCAGCGCTTGGTGCACTATCGCAACACCTGGTACCTGGACGCGTGGTGCCATGCGAGCAACGGGCTGCGTCGCTTTGCGCTGGATGCAATGGAAGACGCGACCGTGCTGGAGGATTCCGAGGCGCTGAGCCTGCCGCTCAAGCAGTTGGAAGGCGAACTGGACCAGGGCTATGGGATCTTCGCCGGGGGGGATCCGCAGTGGGCGACGCTGATCTTCAGCGAGAGCGCCGCGCCCTGGGTGGCCAGCGAGGAATGGCATCCGGCACAGCGCAGCGAATGGCTGCCGGAAGGGCGATGGCAGCTGGAACTGCCCTTTGTCGATGCCACCGAACTGCTGATGGACTTGCTTCGCCATGCCGGACAGGTGGAGGTGGTGGCCCCCACCTCACTCAGGGAAGCCTATGCGCAGCGCCTGAAAGCGGCCGTGGCAGGCTTATCGCCTTGA
- a CDS encoding 6-carboxytetrahydropterin synthase translates to MSSSPSHLFTASAAFESACQIDALPVGHRSRGLHGHSYLATVRAQLPDGWSPFPGSEVHALRECLERCIAPLDHALLNAHIAQPTDENIARWIRQRLENEFGVPGITQVGIHSTANAGVDLDANGQAHVWRRYRFQAAHQLPNVPMGHKCGRMHGHGFELILHANQDLGERDLSIDYDHLDAIWAPYHAQLNYQCLNEIEGLSNPTSEVISSWLWERIKPQLPELSWVTVYETGSSGANFDGERYRIWKEFTLDSAVKLKRAPNGHPLAGIHGHTFTLRLHLSALLDEVYGWAMDFGDVKRLFDPIFKSLDHHPLHELPGLEDADTASLAAWVLREAQTQLKPLERVDLYETRGSGVIVSQGPFEELIPV, encoded by the coding sequence ATGTCTTCTTCCCCCTCTCATTTGTTCACCGCCTCGGCGGCGTTCGAATCGGCTTGCCAGATCGATGCGCTGCCGGTCGGGCACCGAAGTCGCGGCCTGCATGGCCACAGTTATCTGGCCACGGTTCGCGCACAGCTGCCGGACGGGTGGTCGCCGTTCCCCGGCTCCGAGGTGCATGCCCTTCGGGAGTGTCTGGAGCGCTGTATTGCCCCGTTGGACCACGCCCTGCTGAACGCGCACATTGCTCAGCCGACCGATGAAAACATCGCGCGCTGGATCCGGCAGCGGCTGGAGAACGAGTTTGGTGTGCCGGGGATCACCCAGGTCGGCATCCACAGCACCGCCAACGCCGGGGTCGACCTGGATGCGAACGGTCAAGCCCACGTCTGGCGCCGATACCGCTTCCAGGCCGCCCATCAGCTGCCCAACGTGCCCATGGGGCACAAGTGCGGCCGGATGCATGGACATGGGTTTGAACTCATCCTGCATGCCAACCAGGACCTGGGCGAGCGTGACCTGAGCATCGACTACGACCATCTGGACGCGATCTGGGCGCCTTATCACGCGCAGCTGAACTACCAATGCCTCAATGAGATCGAGGGACTGTCCAATCCCACCAGCGAGGTGATCTCGTCCTGGTTATGGGAACGGATCAAACCGCAGCTGCCGGAGCTGAGCTGGGTGACGGTCTACGAGACCGGATCCAGCGGCGCCAATTTCGACGGCGAGCGCTATCGGATCTGGAAGGAGTTCACCCTCGACAGTGCGGTGAAGCTCAAACGGGCACCGAACGGGCACCCGCTGGCCGGCATCCATGGCCATACCTTCACCCTTCGGCTGCATCTGAGCGCGCTGCTGGACGAGGTCTACGGCTGGGCGATGGACTTCGGCGATGTGAAGCGGCTGTTCGATCCGATCTTCAAGTCGCTCGACCACCACCCGCTGCACGAACTGCCCGGCCTGGAAGACGCCGACACGGCCAGCCTGGCCGCCTGGGTGCTTCGCGAAGCGCAGACGCAGCTCAAGCCGCTGGAGCGGGTGGACCTGTACGAGACCCGCGGCAGCGGGGTGATCGTCAGCCAAGGGCCCTTCGAGGAGCTGATCCCGGTATGA
- a CDS encoding cob(I)yrinic acid a,c-diamide adenosyltransferase yields MANRLSQIATRTGDDGTTGLGDGTRVPKDHLRVQAMGDVDELNSQIGVLLAEPLPDDVRELLVTIQHELFNLGGELCMPGYSLLKNVAVLHLDQALADYNATLPRLAEFILPAGTRSAAIAHVCRTVARRAERAVVTLAAQETLNHAPRHYLNRLSDLLFVLARVLNRANLDGKGGDDVYWKSERMARYEANDAAQPVDDSDAVTAP; encoded by the coding sequence ATGGCCAACCGACTTTCCCAGATCGCAACCCGCACCGGCGACGACGGCACCACCGGCCTGGGCGACGGCACCCGCGTGCCCAAGGACCATCTGCGGGTCCAGGCCATGGGCGATGTGGATGAGCTGAACTCGCAGATCGGCGTCCTCCTGGCGGAGCCCCTGCCCGACGACGTGCGTGAGCTGCTGGTGACCATCCAGCATGAGCTGTTCAATCTGGGCGGTGAGCTCTGCATGCCGGGCTACAGCCTGCTGAAGAACGTCGCGGTGCTGCACCTGGACCAGGCGCTGGCCGACTACAACGCCACGCTGCCCCGACTGGCCGAGTTCATCCTGCCGGCGGGTACCCGCAGCGCAGCGATTGCGCATGTGTGCCGCACCGTGGCGCGCCGCGCCGAGCGCGCCGTGGTCACCCTGGCGGCACAAGAGACCCTCAACCACGCACCGCGCCACTATCTCAATCGCCTGTCCGACCTGCTCTTCGTGTTGGCGCGGGTGCTCAACCGCGCCAATCTGGACGGCAAGGGGGGCGACGATGTCTATTGGAAAAGCGAACGCATGGCCCGCTATGAGGCGAACGATGCCGCACAGCCCGTCGACGACAGCGATGCCGTGACCGCGCCCTGA
- the queE gene encoding 7-carboxy-7-deazaguanine synthase yields the protein MSYAVKEMFYTLQGEGAQAGRAAVFCRFAGCNLWSGREQDRGAAVCNFCDTDFVGTDGQGGGKFPTALALADAIAAKWPSGQPGRPYVVCTGGEPLLQLDAPLIEALHARGFEVAVETNGTQPAPEGLDWICVSPKADAELVLTRGHELKLVYPQPLAPPERFAGLAFDNFFLQPMDSVLQKQNTKAAVAYCMAHPQWRLSIQMHKVVGID from the coding sequence ATGAGCTACGCCGTCAAGGAAATGTTCTACACGCTGCAAGGCGAAGGCGCTCAGGCCGGCCGCGCGGCCGTGTTCTGTCGATTCGCCGGCTGCAACCTCTGGAGCGGTCGGGAGCAGGACCGCGGCGCGGCCGTCTGCAATTTCTGCGATACCGATTTCGTCGGCACCGATGGCCAGGGCGGCGGCAAGTTCCCGACCGCCCTGGCGCTGGCCGACGCCATCGCCGCGAAATGGCCGTCAGGGCAGCCGGGCAGGCCTTACGTGGTCTGCACCGGCGGTGAGCCGCTGCTGCAACTGGATGCGCCGTTGATCGAGGCCCTGCATGCGCGTGGTTTCGAGGTGGCGGTGGAGACCAACGGCACCCAGCCCGCGCCGGAAGGACTGGACTGGATCTGCGTCAGCCCCAAGGCGGATGCAGAACTGGTGCTGACCCGTGGGCATGAGCTCAAGCTGGTCTATCCGCAGCCCTTGGCTCCACCCGAACGATTCGCAGGTCTGGCCTTCGACAACTTCTTCCTGCAGCCGATGGATTCGGTCCTGCAGAAGCAGAACACCAAGGCCGCCGTCGCCTATTGCATGGCCCATCCGCAGTGGCGCTTGTCGATCCAGATGCACAAGGTGGTCGGCATAGACTGA
- a CDS encoding helix-turn-helix domain-containing protein: MSSNDPEEARMLKELLETASSLNGYGVLCKTTLSQVKALCEPPPPYSPQQVVAIRTRIARMSQSVFAAMLNVSVSTVQKWESPTAGKPPHGAAVRLLQILESRGIEALIV, translated from the coding sequence ATGAGCAGCAACGATCCTGAAGAAGCACGCATGCTGAAGGAGCTGCTGGAGACGGCCAGCAGCCTCAACGGCTACGGTGTGCTGTGCAAGACCACGCTGTCCCAGGTCAAGGCCCTGTGTGAGCCTCCGCCGCCCTATTCACCGCAACAGGTCGTGGCCATCCGAACGCGAATTGCCCGGATGAGCCAATCGGTGTTTGCGGCGATGCTGAATGTCAGCGTGTCGACGGTGCAGAAGTGGGAGTCTCCCACTGCGGGGAAGCCGCCTCATGGGGCCGCTGTCCGGCTGCTGCAGATTCTCGAGTCCCGCGGGATCGAAGCCCTGATCGTCTAG
- a CDS encoding S1/P1 nuclease, which translates to MFSSLARGAAALTLLAACCGQAFGFGAVGHNTVGEIAAQLIKGHRAETEVRRILGTVSLRDIAVWDDCVKGIDVNNDFKYAVTGRFPECAVFENNADEEARMRDYVRRNNEQCHPKPGDENCHKQYHYANVAIQRGRYVAGAIGTSDHDLVPALLAAIQVLKGQKAPAPMDFNEREALALIVHALGDMHQPLHVGSLYLDADGKPYDPDEKGPDAQTHTVGGNAITLPRPDGTPGGNLHSYWDGLPNRLSAEQLAALPDLARKLPPSGGNPDSWVMDWASESLLQARESFDGMTFGPRQQSLRGPRWLATPPAGYDARSTEQIRLQLVKGGARLAQLLESIWPDKR; encoded by the coding sequence ATGTTCAGTTCTCTTGCCCGCGGCGCGGCCGCACTCACGCTTCTTGCTGCTTGCTGCGGTCAGGCCTTCGGCTTCGGCGCAGTGGGTCACAACACGGTCGGCGAGATCGCGGCCCAGCTCATCAAAGGTCATCGGGCCGAAACGGAGGTCCGACGGATTCTGGGCACGGTGTCGCTGCGCGACATAGCGGTCTGGGACGACTGCGTGAAGGGCATCGACGTCAACAATGACTTCAAGTACGCCGTCACCGGCCGCTTTCCGGAATGCGCGGTGTTCGAGAACAACGCGGACGAGGAAGCCCGGATGCGGGACTACGTCAGGCGCAACAACGAGCAATGCCATCCGAAGCCCGGTGATGAGAACTGCCACAAGCAGTATCACTACGCCAATGTGGCGATCCAGCGGGGTCGGTATGTGGCTGGTGCGATCGGGACCAGCGACCATGACCTGGTGCCGGCGCTGCTGGCCGCCATCCAGGTGCTGAAGGGGCAGAAGGCCCCCGCACCGATGGACTTCAATGAACGAGAAGCCCTCGCCCTGATCGTTCATGCGCTGGGTGACATGCATCAACCGCTGCACGTGGGTTCGCTCTATCTGGACGCGGATGGCAAGCCCTACGATCCCGATGAAAAGGGGCCGGATGCCCAGACCCACACGGTCGGCGGCAATGCCATCACCCTGCCACGACCGGACGGCACGCCCGGGGGCAATCTGCACAGCTACTGGGACGGTCTGCCCAACCGGTTGAGCGCCGAGCAACTGGCGGCCCTGCCTGACCTGGCGCGCAAGCTGCCCCCATCTGGCGGCAACCCGGACAGCTGGGTGATGGACTGGGCCAGCGAATCGCTGCTGCAAGCCCGTGAATCCTTCGACGGGATGACGTTCGGTCCGCGTCAGCAAAGCCTGCGCGGACCGCGCTGGCTCGCGACACCGCCGGCCGGCTATGACGCCCGCAGCACCGAACAGATCCGTCTTCAGTTGGTCAAGGGCGGCGCACGGTTGGCGCAATTGCTGGAGAGCATCTGGCCGGACAAGCGCTGA
- a CDS encoding 3'-5' exonuclease: protein MKRTIAVIDFETTGHSPQGGGRATEIAAVLLRDGQIVGQYQSLMRSGAWVPPMIERLTGISNEMLEDAPDAARVMREVAEFTAGCGFVAHNAAFDRGFWIAELARVEEGDGTMTRHSRFAPEFACTVKLARRLYPESPNCKLGTLARYHQLPDNGRAHRALADALTTAQLVQRMQRDIGLELADPLAELSVEHELLLRLQAVAKPLWQKAATGYARDMRRHLQESLV, encoded by the coding sequence ATGAAACGCACCATCGCCGTCATCGACTTCGAAACCACCGGGCACTCGCCACAGGGCGGCGGCCGGGCGACGGAAATCGCTGCTGTGCTGCTGCGTGACGGTCAGATCGTCGGGCAGTATCAGAGCCTGATGCGCAGCGGCGCCTGGGTGCCGCCGATGATCGAGCGGCTGACCGGCATCAGCAACGAGATGCTGGAGGACGCACCAGATGCGGCGCGCGTCATGCGCGAAGTGGCCGAGTTCACCGCCGGCTGCGGCTTTGTGGCGCACAACGCGGCCTTCGATCGCGGCTTCTGGATCGCCGAGCTGGCACGGGTGGAGGAGGGCGACGGGACGATGACGCGTCACAGCCGTTTCGCGCCGGAATTCGCATGTACGGTCAAGTTGGCCCGTCGTCTTTACCCTGAATCCCCCAATTGCAAACTCGGCACACTGGCGCGATATCACCAACTGCCCGACAATGGTCGGGCCCACCGTGCGCTCGCCGATGCGCTGACAACCGCTCAACTGGTCCAGCGCATGCAACGCGACATCGGCCTTGAACTGGCCGATCCGTTGGCGGAACTGAGCGTCGAACATGAACTGCTGCTGCGTCTGCAGGCGGTGGCCAAACCCTTGTGGCAGAAGGCGGCGACGGGCTACGCCCGAGATATGCGTCGTCATCTGCAGGAATCACTCGTCTGA
- a CDS encoding GNAT family N-acetyltransferase has translation MSSIQVRPATLRDAKAIAQIQVAAAQDAYKEFWPDTALNGLSIAQRQAYWREAINMCEPQVLVAHLDNEVMGFVGFDRSRDRGTPSTTGEIWAMYASPSHWDKGVGQALVEAAQEGLHEEGCTRVTLWTYKNNKRALRFFEIAGFRAENDTVKAVDVEGKALEQLRLQRSLV, from the coding sequence ATGTCGAGTATTCAGGTTCGCCCGGCCACGTTGCGTGATGCCAAGGCCATTGCCCAGATCCAGGTTGCCGCGGCGCAAGACGCTTACAAGGAATTCTGGCCCGACACCGCCCTCAACGGGCTGTCGATTGCTCAGCGGCAAGCGTACTGGCGCGAAGCCATCAACATGTGCGAGCCGCAAGTGCTTGTGGCCCATCTGGACAACGAAGTGATGGGCTTCGTCGGTTTCGACCGTTCCCGTGATCGCGGCACACCGTCGACCACGGGCGAGATCTGGGCCATGTACGCGTCGCCGTCCCACTGGGACAAGGGCGTCGGCCAGGCGCTGGTCGAGGCGGCTCAGGAAGGCCTTCATGAAGAGGGTTGCACCCGGGTCACGCTGTGGACCTACAAGAACAACAAGCGCGCCCTGCGCTTCTTCGAGATCGCAGGCTTCCGCGCCGAAAACGACACCGTCAAGGCGGTGGATGTCGAAGGCAAGGCGCTTGAGCAACTGCGCCTGCAGCGTTCGCTGGTTTGA
- a CDS encoding AbrB/MazE/SpoVT family DNA-binding domain-containing protein, protein MLAKLTSKNQLTLPKSVTDQLGPVQYFEVKLQAGQVVLTPVRIQRGDAVRAKLAELELDEGLLDDALNWAQQAGDRRVRATAAKRSGKATVASGALGSTVASAAASTAAVKRTSKVAAASEMATAPVKAGRGGVKAAGTKRGSKAAKLAAKPAVPPAPKAARTKDRKVSKTAAASIDDSVVSAGASDVAMSTSMQQPKASAATKRRAR, encoded by the coding sequence GTGCTGGCCAAGCTCACCTCCAAGAATCAATTGACGCTTCCGAAGAGCGTGACCGATCAACTCGGCCCGGTGCAGTACTTCGAAGTGAAACTGCAAGCCGGCCAGGTGGTGCTGACCCCGGTGCGCATCCAGCGCGGTGATGCGGTTCGGGCCAAGCTCGCTGAACTTGAGCTCGATGAGGGTCTGTTGGACGACGCCTTGAACTGGGCCCAGCAGGCCGGCGATCGGCGCGTCCGTGCCACGGCGGCCAAGCGGTCTGGCAAAGCGACGGTGGCGAGCGGGGCGCTGGGAAGCACCGTGGCGTCAGCGGCTGCATCGACTGCCGCGGTCAAGAGGACGTCGAAGGTCGCCGCAGCCAGCGAGATGGCAACCGCGCCTGTGAAGGCGGGCAGAGGGGGCGTCAAGGCGGCGGGGACGAAGCGCGGGTCGAAGGCCGCGAAACTGGCCGCGAAACCGGCCGTTCCGCCGGCGCCGAAGGCCGCCAGGACCAAGGATCGCAAGGTGTCGAAGACGGCAGCGGCATCCATCGATGATTCGGTGGTGTCGGCGGGGGCGTCGGACGTCGCGATGTCGACGTCGATGCAGCAGCCCAAGGCAAGTGCCGCCACCAAGCGACGAGCGCGCTGA